The DNA window ctctctctgtgtataaAGTACATATGATTGTATGTACATAGGAAAGGTCTGGAAGGATATTTGCTGAGCTAAACCTTGGCTGCCTCTGGAGGATGGAGCAGGGTATCCTTGGAGGAAGGGACACTTAACACATACAGTTCTactgtgttaaatttttttttttacaagtatgTATTACTTTCTCAATTGGTCCTCAGGTGACAGCACTGGGTTAACATTATCATGGCCCACTTCTCCTAAGTTAACCAGATATTCTTCATAATAAAGCActcttgaacccacaaccctaaATACAAGTTAGATCCTTGACATAACCTAGATCTAATTATATGCTCCTCCCTGCCATCATACTGGCTTCCCTCCAGGCAACCACCAGCCCAAATCCCACATTGATTATTATTTGTGTAATTAATATGACAAATCAATATGTGCAAACaatcagtttgtttttcttttaaattcactgCTCTTCAATCAAACAGAAATACCACAAATTTAATTCTAAGCTTTTCTTTGCACAGAGGGGAACCCCATCTGCCATTTTTCCAGTGATGCAATGTTAACCACCTTGGTGGCCGCAGTGGGTCATCATGGCCCTAACTTCCCAAGGGGAAACTCCAGAAGCCAAGAGAGAAACATTTTTCATCACAGATCATTTCCCTAAAAGCAAAGTAAATCCGTGGCTGATTCGAATCTGTCGTCActaggtaattaaaaaaatttctagttGATCAGAGCAGGCTTTCCCTCTAGGTAGAATGTAGGCATTTAGTGATTCTAGGTAACGATCTCTTTAATATATAGGGTTTCTCAGCCTCTTGGCAAATGGAGAAGCTTTAATTACTACATTTTAAGAGACAATATATGGTAGAAGAGTGCCAGTGGACACGGAAAGTATGAAATTAAGTCAACCTCTATAATATAATCCAAATTATTTGAAACCTTCCTTCTAGGTTATCCTAAGGTATCCATTTTCACGCCCTTTGATTCTACGAATTCTGAGCctccatttaaaattaaatccaaCATTCTGCATTTGGGAAGTACACTGCGTTATTAGGTATGCTTTTTTAGTTTGAGTTGAAGCCATACTCACTGATACGGAAATGCTTTTCCAAGTACGATGTCTTTCACCTCCATCTTGTGAAAACCACTTGTCAACTCTGTGTGAGCAGGCCTGACTTACTCTACTATCACATACCattctacaaaaagaaaattctcaaactTAAATCACAGAAGCCAGCAGGATCAGAAAGTCTCCTCCGGGTTTACTAATGTCTGCTTCTtccaaataaaaactataattaaatGGGTTCTCAGCTACCAACGTTTAATTAACATGAGCAGATAATCCAAAATGGCAAAGAAGCCAGCATTACTGGTATTTAGAGCATATTTTTATACTTGAACAGGACGGCATCTCATGTTCTTGACTATGCTACGCGGAGGCTACCATGATGGAATGGGTGGACTAGAGCCCCCTCTCTGCCTTCCCATTCACCTCCCCTGCTCACCAGCTGGCGCTGGGAACCGATCCCACCATGGACAGGCTGGGCTACTCCTCTCTCTCAAAACGTTCTGTAGTTTCCAAGGCGAGAAGGGACTGAATACTTTGACTTTAGTGCTGCCGGGCTGCAGACTATACACAAAGAGGGTGAATAATACCAAAAGCCTCGTGCATCCCACGTTCAACCATATCAACGGGAAAGGCAGCCAAAGGACCTGCAAGTAATAAAAACCAACGCCGGCTTTACGCGTGCTTGTAAGGTGGGGGGAGGCGCCTAAGGCGGGGGCACAGCAGCACTTACTCTTCCTTCCGGAGCAGCTCCTCCTCGGACGCGGTCAGCCGCTGCCTGAGCGCCGCGATCATCTCCACGGCCACGTCCACCTGGCGGTTCAGGGCCCGCTCTCGCCTCTGCACCTCCTGCTTCTTCTGCGTCAGCTGCACGAAGGCCGCCCGAACTTCCAACAGTTCGGCGGTTTTCTGGGCCAACTCTTTGGTGAGTTTATCGATTCTCTTCTCGATGGTCCTGTCCACGGCCTCGACCATCCGGTTGAACTTCTCCCGGACATGGGCCTCGAAAGCAGCTTTGGTGTCCGAGGTGGGCAGTCCGGGGCTGGCGCGCGGCCCCTCCGGCGAGTCTGCGCGCAGGTCCACCGCCGCGTAGGTCTGCACGTAGGACACGGGCCGCTCGGCCACCACCTCGAACGGCTTCCTGTCCTTGCAGTGTTCGTGCGAAATGCTGTATAAGTTCACGTAGCTGGGTTTCTGCTTCACCACGTGGCCGGCGCCCGGCAGCTTTCCCTGCTTCAGGGCTTCCGAGGAACCGACGAGGTCTGTGTCTTTGAGGGACGGAAAGAGGCTGCATTTGGTCAAAAGGGTTCTTTCCTGGTAGCTGTGACTGAATTCCAGATGGGCCCTCAGCGAGGACAGACTTCTGAATCTGGTATGGTCTCCACACCTCGGGCAGCGGAATGGCAGGCACACAGCAACATTCTCGAAGGACTCCTGCCAGGGGTATCTGCTTTCCTCAAAAGCCTTCTGTTGCATTACTCTTCACGTCCTGGGCAGGGCAACATAAAACATGTAGTTTACATGACTGTTGAAAAAATGCTCCTGAAGCGCTTGGGGCCGCTCAGCTCCACCAGGGCAGAGGCTTTTGGCTTCAAATGCCTTTGGCATATTATatcttacattaaaattaaaaatgcgaTCCGCGGGCCAAAGCCAGCCACATTCACTCCTTTCTGTGTTGCCTACTGCTGCTTTTGCACTAAAGGCAAAGGTGAGTGGTTGAGACTGAGCCTCTAGGGCCTGCAAAGCCAAAATGACTTCCTCCTTGGCCTTTAGGAAAAAGCTTGCCgacgcccctccccccaggataAAGAAGGTGGGTAGCGTTctctttttgcagatgagaaaactggagcTAGGAGGTAAAGTAATGAATTCAAAGCCGGGCGGAAAGTGGcagacccagaagtggaattcaaGTTT is part of the Ursus arctos isolate Adak ecotype North America unplaced genomic scaffold, UrsArc2.0 scaffold_7, whole genome shotgun sequence genome and encodes:
- the ZNF365 gene encoding protein ZNF365 isoform X1, whose translation is MQQKAFEESRYPWQESFENVAVCLPFRCPRCGDHTRFRSLSSLRAHLEFSHSYQERTLLTKCSLFPSLKDTDLVGSSEALKQGKLPGAGHVVKQKPSYVNLYSISHEHCKDRKPFEVVAERPVSYVQTYAAVDLRADSPEGPRASPGLPTSDTKAAFEAHVREKFNRMVEAVDRTIEKRIDKLTKELAQKTAELLEVRAAFVQLTQKKQEVQRRERALNRQVDVAVEMIAALRQRLTASEEELLRKEEEVVTFNHFLEAAAEKEVQGKARLQDFIENLLQRVELAEKQLEYYQSQQAAGLCRDINEHVLTDISSNRKPKCLSRGHPHPVCNHADLKNHFHPKGRSYLRKAKEDRASMQPAKSIHEQAESPRELCRPSKKGEPLGFSRKGNIRPKMAKKKPTAIVNII
- the ZNF365 gene encoding protein ZNF365 isoform X2, whose amino-acid sequence is MQQKAFEESRYPWQESFENVAVCLPFRCPRCGDHTRFRSLSSLRAHLEFSHSYQERTLLTKCSLFPSLKDTDLVGSSEALKQGKLPGAGHVVKQKPSYVNLYSISHEHCKDRKPFEVVAERPVSYVQTYAAVDLRADSPEGPRASPGLPTSDTKAAFEAHVREKFNRMVEAVDRTIEKRIDKLTKELAQKTAELLEVRAAFVQLTQKKQEVQRRERALNRQVDVAVEMIAALRQRLTASEEELLRKEESRGHPHPVCNHADLKNHFHPKGRSYLRKAKEDRASMQPAKSIHEQAESPRELCRPSKKGEPLGFSRKGNIRPKMAKKKPTAIVNII